Genomic segment of Thermodesulfobacteriota bacterium:
GAAGGGCGGGGTGCGAACGTCTCCTTCGCCCGCGCGGCCGGGGAATCGCTCCCCTTCCGAAACGGATCGTTCGACTCCGCCTGCGTCGCCTTCGGCATCCGCAACGTGGTGGATCGGGAGCTGGCGTTGAAGGAGCTTTGCCGCGTCGTCCGCCCGGGCGGGCGCGTCGTGGTCCTCGAGTTCTCCGTCCCGAAGCGGGGCCTTCTGGCCGCCCTGTACCGCTTCTACTTCACCCGGGCCCTGCCGCGGATCGCCGGGATCTTCTCGCGCAGGGACGCGTACGAATACCTCCCCGAGTCCGTGCTGTCGTTCCCGGAGCCGGAGCTGTTCGCGGCGATGATGCGCGCCGCCGGCTGCGCGACCGTGGAGCGCCGGCCGCTCACCCTCGGCATCGTCACGCTGTACGTCGGGACGATATGGCCTATGACTCGAACCATCCCTCGAACAGCGCCGTAGTCAGGTACCGCTCGCCCGCGTCCGGCAGGATCGCGACGATGGTCTTCCCGGAGAACTCGGGGAGCGCCGCGAGCCGCACGGCCACCGCCGCCGCCGCGCCGCTGGAGATCCCGGAGAGCATCCCTTCCTCCCGCGCCAGGCGCCGCGCGTAAGCGATCGACTCGTCGTTGGTCACCTGCTCGACGCGGTCGACGACGGAAAGGTCGAGCGTCCCGGGGATGAATCCCGCGCCGATCCCCTGGATCTTGTGCGGGCCGGGGACCAGCGGCTGCCCCGCGAGCTTCTGCGTGATGACCGGGCTGTGGGCCGGCTCCACCGCCACCGAGACGATCTTCTTCCCCTTCCTGTTCTTGATGTACCGCGAGACGCCGGTGATCGTGCCGCCGGTCCCTACGCCGGAGACGAGCACGTCGACCGCGCCGCCGGTGGCGTCCCAGATCTCCGGCCCCGTCGTCGTTTCGTGGATGGCGGGGTTCGCCGGGTTCTCGAACTGCATCGGCATGAAATGCTTCGCGGGATCGGACGCCACGATCTCCTCCGCCTTCGCGATCGCCCCCTTCATCCCCTTCGCCCCCTCGGTCAGGACGACCTTGGCCCCGAACGCCTTGAGGACCGTCCGCCGCTCCACGCTCATCGTCTCGGGCATCGTGAGGATCAGCTCGTAACCGCGTGCGGCCGCCACGTAGGCCAGCGCGATCCCCGTGTTCCCCGAGGTCGGCTCGACGATCGTTTTGCCCGGCCCGAGCAGCCCCTTCTCTTCCGCGTCCCATACCATCGAGGCGCCGATGCGGCACTTCACCGAGTAGGCCGGATTACGCCCTTCCACCTTGCCCAGGACGGTGGCGCCCGTCCCGGCGGCGATCCGGTTCAGGCGGACCAGCGGCGTGTTCCCGATGGAGAGCGAATTGTCCTCGAACCATTTCGGCATGACAGCATCCTCCATAATGTCTATAGTGTTAATAGTATTTACCCGGCGCCCGCCGTGTCAAGGGAATTGTTCCCTCTTCCCTTTTTCCTCCGGAGAGCCTATTTTCCCCTGCATGTATCTTCGCCGCCTGTGCGTCTTTTGCAGCTCGAGCAACCGCCTCCCGGAATCGTTCCGCGAGGAGGCGCGGGAGCTCGGCGAACGGATGGCCCGGGAAGGGATCGACCTGGTGTACGGGGGCGGCTCCGTGGGGCTGATGGGGGTGCTCGCCGACGCCGTGCTCGCGGGAGGCGGGAAGGTCACGGGCGTCATCCCGCGTTTCCTTTGCACGAAGGAGCTCGCGCACGAAGGGCTGACGAAGATGATCGTCACCCGCTCGATGCATGAGAGGAAAAAGGAGATGAGCCGCCTGGCGGACGCCTTCGCGATCCTGCCCGGCGGGTTCGGCACGCTGGACGAGTTCTTCGAGATCCTCACGTGGAAGCAGCTCGGCCTCCATTCCCGCCCGATCGTCGTCGCGAACACCGGCGGGTGGTTCGATCCGGTGATGGAGTACTGCCGGCGCGCGGCGGCGCTGGGCGCGGTGTCGAAGGGGAACCTCGACCTTTTCGCGGCGGTGGACCGCGCCGTCGACGTGGTGGATGCGCTGGTGCGGCTGCGGCGCGGGCCGGAGGCGCCGAAAGGGATCCCGCGGGCATGAAGGGCGGCTTGGCCCCTCAGGCGAACGCGCTCCCCTCTTCCTCCTTCTTTCGGAGGAGCAGCACGATCAGCGACGAGGCGAACACGACCAGCAGGCGCGCCTCGCGCAGGTCGACGGGCTCCGGCTCCTCCGGCCTTCCCTCCCCTTCCATCGGCAGGCCGCTGAGCGCGTGCGCGCGGCGCAGCAGCGCCTCGATGCCGGGCAGCAGCGGCCCGGGGATCCCCGCGGCGCGGGCGGCGTGCGCCACCGATCCGACCCGCAGGACGGGCGACGGATCCCCTTCCCGCGTCCCGCGCCTCGCGACCTCGTAAGCGGTCGCGGCCACCGCGAGGACCGCCTCGCGCAGCGCCGGGCGCGGCTCCGGCTCGGGGCGCCCGATGAGGTACACCTGCGCCGCGTCGAGGTGCCGCTTCGCGGCGTCGAGGTCGAACAGCCGCACCGCCTCTTCCGCCTCCACCGTCTCGTTGAACCCGAGCGCGTCCTGGTACGGGCGGAACCGGTCCCGGTACAGGCGCACCTCCGCGTCTTCCCGCTCGAGCAGCTCGTTCAGCGCGCGGCGGACCAGCTTCCGGTCCACCTCCTTCAGCCCCGCCTCGTCGCTGGTCAGGAAGAACTCGAACAGGGCGTACACCGCCGGCTCCGGAAGCGCGAAGAAACGCTCCTTGAGCGCGAGCCGGGAGGCGTCGTTGTCGGAAAGCGGCAGCTCGTCGACCGGCTCCCGGAAGAAGGAAAGCGCCGCGCCGCGAAGGACGGTCGACCACGCCGTCCGGGCGTAGTCGGTCGCGGAGAGCACGCGGAACAGAAGGTTCCAGAGCGAGTTGCGCAGCGGCGTCCCCGAGGGGCCGCCCGCATCGCCTTCCGCGCCCGCGTCGCCGCGCCTGCGGCCGTACATCTCCACCGCCGCTCCCCCCCGTCCCTAGCCCGCATTTCTCACCAGCCTCCTACTGCGGCGGCGGATACGGGCATGTCTATCGCGTTGCGCTCGGTCGGGCTACCCGATGCACTCCTTCAGAACGCGCAGGACGTTCCCGCCGAGGACCGCCTTCACGTCGCCCTGCGACATGCCGGCCTTGCGCAGCGCAAGCGCGAGGGCGCCGAGGTCCTGGACCCCCGCATATCCCTCGACCTTCGCCGGCAGCCCGCCTCCGCCGTCGGTGCCGATCCCGACGTGCGCGATGCCCAGGCGCTGCTTCATCAGGACGAGCTCGCGCGCCCACTCCGCGAGCGTCAGGCGCGACGCGGAGTCGGTCTGCCATGCAAACGGCCAGCTGCAAACAACCCCGCCGGTGCCCGCGATGTCCTCCATCTCCTCCCAGGTGCGGAGCCGGCGGGAGGGCGTCTCTCCCGTTTCGGGGCGCAGGCCGGTGTGGGAGTCGATGACGGGCTTCTGGGCGATCTCCGCGATGTCCCGCACCGTGTTCGCGTCGGCGTGCGCGACGTCGACGAGGATCCCCTTCTCCTGCAGCCGGGCGACGACATGCGCGCCCAGCGGCCTCAATCCGCCGTACGGCGCCCTCGGGTCGCTCGGGATGCGCGTCGACTGCGCATCCCCGAGGTCGTTGTGCCGGTAATGGAGGAGCTGGAAGATCCGGACGCCGAGCGCGTAATACTCGTCGATCCGCCGGTCGGCAATGTACTGTGGATCCGCGCCGACGGCGCCGCTGGTCAAAGGATCTCCCCCCTCGACGGCGAAGATCGCGCCGGGAAGAACTCCCACCCCGATCGCGTACGGGATGTCGGCGGTCTTGAGGACCTTCTTCACCTTCCCGTCGTCCGCCAGCTTCTGCGCAAGGGAGATCTGGTATTTCGTGCTCTCGTGTTCGCCCGCTCCGAGCGTGGCGGGATCGGACAGGTATTGAAGGTCGCCGATCGCCGCGAAGGAGCTGGCGACCATGCCGACCCCGACGATGTTTTCGATCAACGACGATTTGTCCGCCGGCTCGCTCACGTTCAGGTAGAACTGGTCGGGATGGGCGTGGGGATCGACGATGCGCACCCCCTGGAGGGCAAGATCTTCGAGGTCGCACCCGGAAAAGATGCCGCCTCCCGCAAGAGCCGCCCCTGCCGCCGCCGAAAGCCGAAGGAACTCGCGCCGGTCCATGACGCCCTCCCCCTCGCCCGGAATTTGATGGAACTATACCGCGAAATCCCCTGCGCGGGCGCGATATCATGGTTCCCGGCGCTTGTGATTCCTTCATCGCGGGGTGGGCCGTGCGGTCAACGGACGCTACACGGATCGGCGCGGGGGGCGCTTTCCTGAGGTTCGGCGCCCTCTCGCTGGCGCTCCACGCGGCGCTGGGCGCGGCCGTCGTCGCCTTCGCCGGCTTCCCCCGCCTCCCCGCGCTCCACCGCGTGATCCTGTTCGAGCTGGTCGATGCGCCCGGCGGTTCCGGGGCCCCCGCGAAGCCCGCCGCGGCGGGATCTGCAGCCGGGGGGGCCGTCGCTGCGGTCCGCGAGCCGCCCGCGCGTCCGTCCCCCGCCGAACCGGGCCCGCTTTCCGTTCCCGCATCGATCCCCGACGTTCCTCCTGCTCTCGCCGGGCCCGCGCCGGTTGCGGTCCCGGCCACCGCGGCGGAACCGGAGCGCACAGGCGATGTTTCCGGGATTATTGCCGCAGGTGCTGCACATCCGACAGCCGTTGCCGGATCAGGACAGGGATCGGGCGGCGCCGCTTCGCCCGGAGCGCGCTCGGAAGCGCCGGGCGGCTCAAGGACGGGTGATGAGGGCGACCCGTCCTCGCAGGCGAGGGCGGGATACATCGATCTGCTCCTCGGAAGCATCGACCGCCGCAAGGAGTACCCGCGCGCCGCGCGCCGCCTCGGGCACGAAGGGACGGTCGTCGTGGGATTCGAGGTCCGGGGCGACGGCCGGGTCGGGTCGGTGGCTGTCGAGCGCTCCTCCGGCAGCCCGATCCTCGACGCTGCGGCTCTCAAGGCCGTCTCGGGCGCGGGGCGCTTCCCTCCTCCCCCGCCGGCGTTCCGCGGCGGCGAAACGAAATTCGTTCTGCCGGTGCAATTCCGGCTGGATCCACCGGCCGGCCGTCGATCGATCCGGTGAGGATTGACATTATCACCTTTACCTGTTATGCTTGCGAAGCAAGCATAACAGGTAAAGGTGATAAACCGGCCAGTGGCTATTCGCTTCCCATACCGATGGGAAGAATTCCTCCGCTCCCTTACCGAGCGGCTTTCCACACCAACGCCTTCCCTGCCGTCCACCCGGTGCTTGACCCGTCACAACCTTTCCCGGATCTTCATGGAAATCCGGAAAGGATTGGATCTGCCCACAACGTTTCCCACCGGTAAAGAGATCATCGATCGCCTGATCCATATGGGACTGGCGTCCTGTTTGCCGGTCGAAGTCCATGGCGAACCATCGAAGGATTCTCCTTCGAAAGAGTTCATCCTTTTCGGGATCCGGGAATCCAGGGAACCGGAGATCGAGCCCGTGGAATTGCTCCAGGCCTATAACCAGAAAGGAGTGATCTGTTTTTTTTCCGCCTTGTCCTATTACGACCTTACGACGCAAGTACCCGTGCACCATCACATTGCCTCTTTGATCCACCCGACAGGCACCGCGAACGTCGATGCGCGTGAACCGTCTTCCACGAGCCCCGACCGGGAAATCGAACCGGGCAGATCCAGGCTCGGAACCCATGCATTCACATATATGGGAGTCCCGTTCTATTCGATAAAGCGCGCGGCGAATACCATTCCCGGCATAAAAACCCGGATCGTATCCGGCAGAACGAACATAAGAATCTCGACCGTGGAACAGACGCTGTTGGATACTCTGCAGTATCCCCTCCACTGCGGCGGGCCGGAGGTCGTCTTCGAGGCATGGAAGCGGTATTCGGGTCAACTCGATGAAGATCTGATGTCGGACTACCTGAGACGAATAAAGATCGATCCGCTGATCCGAAGGGCCGGAGCCATGCTCGATCTGCTGGGACATTCCCCCGGCAAGAATCTCCGCTCGTTCCTCGAGGAATCCAGAGACAGGATATTCGGTCTCGAAGAAGTTCCGACCATCCCGCTGCTCCGGGGGATCAACCTCCCCCGGCCGGATCGTTCATGGAATGTGCTGACCCCCTGAAATGAACGAAACCCAACGCGACAACTGGAAGTATGAAGTCCTGAACGAGTTGCTCCTCGCCTTGGGGAAAGATCGGGAAATCAGGAACGCTCTCGTATTCAAGGGAGCGCTTATCCTCAACCGCCTCCTGGGAGCGCAAAGAAAATCGCTGGACATCGATTCGAACCTCGATGCCGTCTTCGCCAGGCGACACCCGGACAGGGAAGCGCAGAAAAATTTTCTGGAGGAACATTTAAGCCGCGCGATCTCCCGTTATTTCGAATCGAAGGATCCGGTGCGATACGAGTTGAAAAACCTGCGCGTGGACGCGAATCCCAAAGACGGCCATCCTCTGGGCTGGGACGGGTTCCTCGCCACCGTTTCCCTGATCGACCACGCAAACCTCGGAACGAGAGGATTGCCTTCGCTGACGATCGACGTATCGGCTCCGGAAACGCTGTCGGAAGCATCCGTGGCGGATATGGAACTGGAGGGAGTCTCCATCAGAGCGTACACGCTGGAGCGCATTGCCGGAGAAAAGGCGCGAGCATTTTTAAGCACCCTCCCCGCCTACCGCGCGAAAGTACGAAAACCCGGGGAAGCCGTGCGGGTCAAGGATCTGTACGACCTGTCGAAGATCATCCGGTTCAGGCCCATCACCCGAAAGGATTTCTGGACGGCGGCCGGACTGGAATTCCGGATTGCATGCGAATCCCGCAGCATCGATTGCAGAGGAAA
This window contains:
- a CDS encoding energy transducer TonB — protein: MRSTDATRIGAGGAFLRFGALSLALHAALGAAVVAFAGFPRLPALHRVILFELVDAPGGSGAPAKPAAAGSAAGGAVAAVREPPARPSPAEPGPLSVPASIPDVPPALAGPAPVAVPATAAEPERTGDVSGIIAAGAAHPTAVAGSGQGSGGAASPGARSEAPGGSRTGDEGDPSSQARAGYIDLLLGSIDRRKEYPRAARRLGHEGTVVVGFEVRGDGRVGSVAVERSSGSPILDAAALKAVSGAGRFPPPPPAFRGGETKFVLPVQFRLDPPAGRRSIR
- the cysK gene encoding cysteine synthase A gives rise to the protein MPKWFEDNSLSIGNTPLVRLNRIAAGTGATVLGKVEGRNPAYSVKCRIGASMVWDAEEKGLLGPGKTIVEPTSGNTGIALAYVAAARGYELILTMPETMSVERRTVLKAFGAKVVLTEGAKGMKGAIAKAEEIVASDPAKHFMPMQFENPANPAIHETTTGPEIWDATGGAVDVLVSGVGTGGTITGVSRYIKNRKGKKIVSVAVEPAHSPVITQKLAGQPLVPGPHKIQGIGAGFIPGTLDLSVVDRVEQVTNDESIAYARRLAREEGMLSGISSGAAAAVAVRLAALPEFSGKTIVAILPDAGERYLTTALFEGWFES
- a CDS encoding TIGR00730 family Rossman fold protein; the protein is MYLRRLCVFCSSSNRLPESFREEARELGERMAREGIDLVYGGGSVGLMGVLADAVLAGGGKVTGVIPRFLCTKELAHEGLTKMIVTRSMHERKKEMSRLADAFAILPGGFGTLDEFFEILTWKQLGLHSRPIVVANTGGWFDPVMEYCRRAAALGAVSKGNLDLFAAVDRAVDVVDALVRLRRGPEAPKGIPRA
- the ubiE gene encoding bifunctional demethylmenaquinone methyltransferase/2-methoxy-6-polyprenyl-1,4-benzoquinol methylase UbiE, with translation MPWRKSGLYRLDERNRAIGEMFSRIAPKYDLLNRLLSAGIDRRWRRVAVSEMSPETGGRHLDLATGTADMALEILRQKGPSASVAGADLSLEMMRIGREKCAKEGRGANVSFARAAGESLPFRNGSFDSACVAFGIRNVVDRELALKELCRVVRPGGRVVVLEFSVPKRGLLAALYRFYFTRALPRIAGIFSRRDAYEYLPESVLSFPEPELFAAMMRAAGCATVERRPLTLGIVTLYVGTIWPMTRTIPRTAP
- a CDS encoding nucleotidyl transferase AbiEii/AbiGii toxin family protein; its protein translation is MNETQRDNWKYEVLNELLLALGKDREIRNALVFKGALILNRLLGAQRKSLDIDSNLDAVFARRHPDREAQKNFLEEHLSRAISRYFESKDPVRYELKNLRVDANPKDGHPLGWDGFLATVSLIDHANLGTRGLPSLTIDVSAPETLSEASVADMELEGVSIRAYTLERIAGEKARAFLSTLPAYRAKVRKPGEAVRVKDLYDLSKIIRFRPITRKDFWTAAGLEFRIACESRSIDCRGKESFFENWKETKELYQKDPTIPVDVKFAEAEETVDSILSIWSALGIIPFSFPLP
- a CDS encoding membrane dipeptidase, translating into MDRREFLRLSAAAGAALAGGGIFSGCDLEDLALQGVRIVDPHAHPDQFYLNVSEPADKSSLIENIVGVGMVASSFAAIGDLQYLSDPATLGAGEHESTKYQISLAQKLADDGKVKKVLKTADIPYAIGVGVLPGAIFAVEGGDPLTSGAVGADPQYIADRRIDEYYALGVRIFQLLHYRHNDLGDAQSTRIPSDPRAPYGGLRPLGAHVVARLQEKGILVDVAHADANTVRDIAEIAQKPVIDSHTGLRPETGETPSRRLRTWEEMEDIAGTGGVVCSWPFAWQTDSASRLTLAEWARELVLMKQRLGIAHVGIGTDGGGGLPAKVEGYAGVQDLGALALALRKAGMSQGDVKAVLGGNVLRVLKECIG